The following coding sequences lie in one Hippopotamus amphibius kiboko isolate mHipAmp2 chromosome 17, mHipAmp2.hap2, whole genome shotgun sequence genomic window:
- the SEPTIN9 gene encoding septin-9 isoform X7 gives MADTPRDAGLKQPPAQRNEKTPVDFGYVGIDSILEQMRRKAMKQGFEFNIMVVGQSGLGKSTLINTLFKSKISRKSVQPTSEERIPKTIEIKSITHDIEEKGVRMKLTVIDTPGFGDHINNENCWQPIMKFINDQYEKYLQEEVNINRKKRIPDTRVHCCLYFIPATGHSLRPLDIEFMKRLSKVVNIVPVIAKADTLTLEERVYFKQRITADLLSNGIDVYPQKEFDEDSEDRLVNEKFREMIPFAVVGSDHEYQVNGKRILGRKTKWGTIEVENTTHCEFAYLRDLLIRTHMQNIKDITSTIHFEAYRVKRLHEGSGAMANGVEEKAPEAQEM, from the exons ATGGCCGACACCCCCAGAGATGCCGGGCTCAAGCAGCCGCCCGCACAGAGGAACGAGAAGACCCCCGTGGACTTCGGCTACGTGGGGATCGACTCCATCCTGGAGCAGATGCGCAGGAAGGCCATGAAGCAGGGCTTCGAGTTCAACATCATGGTGGTCG GGCAGAGCGGCTTGGGAAAGTCCACCTTGATCAACACCCTCTTCAAATCCAAGATCAGCCGGAAGTCAGTGCAGCCCACCTCGGAGGAGCGCATCCCTAAGACCATTGAGATCAAGTCCATCACACACG ATATCGAGGAGAAGGGCGTCCGCATGAAGCTGACGGTCATCGACACGCCAGGGTTCGGGGACCACATCAACAATGAAAACTG CTGGCAGCCCATCATGAAGTTCATCAACGACCAGTACGAGAAGTACCTGCAGGAGGAGGTCAACATCAATCGGAAGAAACGCATCCCGGACACGCGTGTCCACTGCTGCCTGTACTTCATCCCCGCCACCGGCCACTC CCTCAGGCCCCTGGACATCGAGTTCATGAAGCGCCTCAGCAAAGTGGTCAACATCGTCCCGGTCATCGCCAAGGCCGACACACTGACCCTGGAGGAGAGGGTCTACTTCAAACAGCGG ATCACTGCAGACCTGCTGTCCAATGGCATCGACGTGTACCCCCAGAAGGAGTTTGATGAGGACTCAGAGGACCGGCTGGTGAATGAGAAATTCCGA GAGATGATCCCGTTTGCCGTGGTGGGCAGTGACCATGAGTACCAAGTGAACGGGAAGAGGATCCTTGGAAGGAAAACCAAATGGGGCACCATCGAAG TTGAGAACACCACACACTGTGAGTTTGCTTACCTGCGGGACCTCCTCATCAG GACGCACATGCAGAACATCAAGGACATCACCAGCACCATCCACTTCGAGGCCTACCGCGTGAAGCGTCTGCACGAGGGCAGCGGCGCCATGGCCAACGGCGTCGAGGAGAAGGCGCCAGAGGCCCAGGAGATGTAG